Proteins from a genomic interval of Desulfofustis limnaeus:
- a CDS encoding rubredoxin-like domain-containing protein, which translates to MKKWECTVCGYIHEGDSPPDTCPVCGAGPEYFKEVAGQPAAEPAAAADTASAGMTGPGTTAEPVSAIARLVAKLHLHPISVHTPNGVLPLALVLLLIAYLIESAAVFEQAAFFNLVFVLLSMPVVLATGYIQWKNRYKGVMTKIFGTKIVASVIVCTTLLAMIVWRLVDPQVLTSPGRWIYLLLCLTMVGAAGLAGHMGGKLVFKD; encoded by the coding sequence ATGAAGAAGTGGGAATGCACCGTTTGCGGTTACATCCACGAAGGAGATTCGCCACCAGACACCTGTCCGGTCTGCGGGGCCGGGCCTGAATACTTCAAGGAGGTCGCCGGCCAGCCGGCCGCCGAGCCTGCTGCAGCTGCGGACACGGCGTCGGCAGGGATGACCGGCCCCGGCACTACCGCCGAGCCGGTTTCAGCCATCGCCAGACTCGTCGCCAAACTGCATCTGCATCCGATCAGTGTCCATACCCCGAACGGCGTGCTGCCGCTCGCGCTGGTGTTACTGCTGATCGCCTATCTGATTGAGTCCGCCGCCGTTTTTGAGCAGGCGGCATTCTTTAACCTGGTTTTCGTTCTGCTGAGTATGCCGGTGGTTCTGGCCACCGGCTATATCCAATGGAAAAATCGTTACAAAGGGGTGATGACCAAGATCTTCGGGACCAAGATCGTCGCCTCGGTGATCGTCTGCACCACCTTGCTCGCCATGATCGTCTGGCGTCTGGTCGATCCGCAGGTGTTGACGTCGCCCGGTCGCTGGATCTATCTGCTACTCTGCTTGACCATGGTCGGAGCCGCTGGGCTCGCCGGGCACATGGGCGGCAAACTGGTGTTCAAGGACTGA
- a CDS encoding ABC-F family ATP-binding cassette domain-containing protein → MLSVNHLDIRYGNKHLFKDLSAVVYTGDRIGLVGVNGTGKTTLMKIMAGKTAVDDGVVNRAKLFSVGYLPQEPGVVSSTRSVYEEAEHSFGSVLDLQRELEELNRQLAEVQSDSDDFHQIVQRQGEVQHRLEDHDVYTIRTRVEKVLHGLGFRDQDLQRPVASFSGGWVMRLLLARMLLAQPSLLLLDEPTNHLDLDSLTWLESFLQSYQGALVIISHDRAFLDRTTRQTWELSLGRLTVYKGNYSYYVREKEERRRIEKAAYSNQQAQIRQTMRFVERFKAKATKARQAQSRLKQLDKMALIELAEDEQQIRFTFPPAPHSGRDVVMVESLAKSYDGKPVFRNVDFLLQRGDKVAVVGVNGAGKSTLLRILAGQLPADSGGCRFGTGVQLTYFGQHQAQELAPTYTVLETLAHAAEDMTTTRLRSLLGAFLFRGEDVDKKVAVLSGGEKSRLALARMIAIPANCMLLDEPTNHLDMSSQEVLQEAMRQYDGTIVVVSHNRYFLDCFVNKVLEVKDGQVTLHDGNVAEFLERQQLLEQRQLQQGKTAETKTPTQDEQTGDSRKERRRRDAERRRRRQELAGPWLKKLAEAERKVEELEGEKERLEQRLADPALYQDQKRWSTESAAYEETARRLDRWMQRWEEAQGKIDEIDRQLADEQ, encoded by the coding sequence ATGTTATCCGTTAACCATCTCGATATCCGCTACGGCAACAAACACTTGTTCAAGGATCTCTCGGCCGTGGTCTATACCGGAGACCGCATCGGCCTGGTCGGTGTCAACGGCACCGGCAAGACCACCTTGATGAAGATCATGGCCGGCAAGACGGCCGTGGACGACGGTGTCGTCAACCGGGCCAAGCTTTTTTCCGTCGGCTACCTGCCGCAGGAACCGGGCGTGGTCAGCTCCACCCGCTCGGTCTACGAGGAGGCCGAACATTCCTTCGGTTCGGTGCTCGACCTGCAGCGGGAATTGGAGGAGTTGAACCGGCAACTGGCCGAGGTCCAGTCGGACAGCGATGATTTTCACCAGATCGTCCAGCGCCAGGGGGAGGTGCAACACCGGCTCGAGGACCATGACGTCTATACCATCCGTACTCGGGTGGAAAAGGTGTTGCATGGTCTGGGGTTCCGGGATCAGGACCTGCAGCGGCCGGTGGCGTCGTTTTCCGGGGGGTGGGTGATGCGGCTGTTGTTGGCCCGGATGCTGCTGGCCCAACCGTCGTTGCTGCTGCTCGACGAGCCGACCAACCACCTGGACCTGGACTCGCTCACCTGGCTCGAATCGTTTCTCCAGTCCTATCAGGGTGCCCTGGTGATCATCTCGCACGACCGGGCCTTTCTTGATCGCACCACACGGCAGACCTGGGAGTTGAGCCTGGGCCGGCTGACCGTTTACAAGGGCAACTATTCCTATTACGTCCGGGAAAAGGAAGAACGGCGGCGCATCGAAAAGGCGGCCTACAGCAACCAGCAAGCTCAGATCCGCCAGACCATGCGCTTCGTCGAGCGGTTCAAGGCCAAGGCCACCAAGGCCCGTCAGGCCCAGAGCCGGCTCAAGCAGCTGGACAAGATGGCATTGATCGAACTGGCCGAGGATGAGCAGCAGATCCGTTTCACTTTTCCTCCGGCCCCGCATTCCGGTCGAGACGTCGTAATGGTGGAGTCCCTCGCCAAGTCCTACGACGGCAAACCGGTCTTTCGGAATGTGGACTTTCTGTTGCAGCGGGGTGACAAGGTGGCCGTGGTGGGAGTCAACGGCGCTGGTAAATCGACCCTGCTGCGTATCCTTGCCGGCCAGTTGCCCGCCGACAGCGGCGGCTGCCGATTCGGCACCGGGGTGCAACTCACCTATTTCGGCCAACACCAGGCCCAGGAACTGGCGCCCACCTATACCGTACTCGAAACGTTGGCGCATGCGGCCGAGGACATGACCACCACCCGTCTGCGCTCGCTCCTCGGCGCATTTCTCTTCCGTGGCGAGGACGTGGACAAAAAGGTGGCGGTGTTGTCCGGGGGCGAGAAGAGCCGGCTGGCCCTGGCCCGGATGATCGCCATCCCGGCCAACTGCATGCTGCTCGACGAGCCGACCAACCACCTGGACATGAGTTCCCAGGAAGTGTTGCAGGAGGCCATGCGGCAGTACGACGGCACCATCGTCGTGGTCTCCCATAACCGTTACTTCCTCGACTGTTTCGTCAACAAGGTGCTGGAGGTGAAGGACGGTCAGGTTACTCTCCATGACGGCAATGTCGCCGAATTTCTCGAAAGACAACAGCTGCTCGAGCAGCGTCAGCTGCAGCAGGGGAAAACAGCGGAGACGAAAACACCAACCCAGGACGAGCAAACCGGAGATAGCCGCAAGGAACGCCGACGCCGCGATGCCGAGCGGCGCCGGCGTCGCCAGGAACTGGCCGGGCCGTGGTTGAAAAAACTGGCCGAAGCGGAGCGCAAGGTGGAGGAACTGGAGGGAGAGAAGGAGCGGTTGGAGCAGCGCCTGGCCGATCCCGCTCTCTATCAGGACCAGAAACGGTGGAGCACGGAGAGCGCCGCCTATGAGGAAACCGCCCGTCGGCTCGATCGCTGGATGCAGCGCTGGGAGGAGGCTCAGGGCAAGATCGACGAGATTGACCGGCAACTGGCCGATGAACAATAA
- a CDS encoding amino acid aminotransferase, which translates to MWKSVAAAPADSILGLTEAYKNDPNPHKVNLGVGVYMDNTGTTPILQCVKDAERILLGVEQSKSYLPISGDPQFGRQIQRLVFGEGSDIITNDRAATAHSPGGTGGLRIGAELIKRFRPEAATWISSPTWANHRGIFTAAGFPIKEYPYYDAASKGLRFEDLLATLNQVPAGDVVLLHACCHNPSGVDPDEDQWQKIAAVAADRGWLPFLDFAYQGLGVGIEADRTAVTAFAATGVDFFVASSFSKNFGLYNERTGAITVVSPTAEEKNIALSHLKATVRVCYSNPPAHGGLIVKTILSEPTLEAHWRQELAAMCGRIVAMRQALVDGLAARGVNQDFSYIKRQKGMFSFSGLADETVAWLRECKAIYVVGGGRINVAGLTSANIDYVCDSIAEALRQD; encoded by the coding sequence ATGTGGAAATCAGTTGCGGCCGCTCCGGCCGACTCGATTCTCGGGCTGACCGAGGCCTATAAGAACGATCCCAACCCGCACAAGGTCAATCTCGGTGTCGGTGTTTACATGGACAATACCGGGACAACGCCGATCCTACAATGCGTCAAGGACGCCGAGCGGATACTGCTCGGCGTTGAGCAGAGCAAGAGCTATCTGCCCATCTCCGGTGATCCCCAATTCGGCCGTCAGATCCAGCGCCTAGTTTTCGGCGAAGGCAGCGATATCATCACCAACGATCGGGCGGCCACCGCCCACTCACCGGGAGGCACCGGCGGCCTGCGTATCGGCGCGGAACTGATCAAACGGTTTCGGCCGGAAGCCGCCACCTGGATCAGTTCCCCCACCTGGGCCAACCATCGCGGCATCTTCACCGCCGCAGGCTTCCCCATCAAGGAATACCCCTACTATGATGCTGCCAGCAAAGGACTTCGTTTCGAGGATCTGTTGGCAACCCTGAACCAGGTCCCGGCGGGCGATGTGGTGCTGCTCCACGCGTGCTGCCACAACCCGAGCGGCGTCGACCCGGACGAAGACCAGTGGCAAAAGATTGCCGCCGTCGCTGCCGACCGCGGCTGGCTACCGTTCCTGGATTTCGCCTACCAGGGCCTGGGAGTTGGCATCGAGGCCGACCGGACGGCAGTCACAGCCTTTGCCGCCACCGGGGTCGACTTTTTCGTGGCCAGCTCCTTTTCCAAGAATTTCGGTCTGTATAACGAACGGACCGGGGCCATCACCGTCGTTTCCCCAACCGCAGAAGAAAAAAACATCGCTCTGAGCCACCTCAAAGCGACGGTGCGCGTCTGCTATTCCAACCCGCCGGCCCACGGCGGCCTGATCGTCAAGACCATCCTCTCCGAACCGACCCTGGAGGCCCACTGGCGCCAGGAACTGGCCGCCATGTGCGGACGCATCGTCGCCATGCGCCAGGCCCTGGTGGACGGGCTCGCCGCCCGTGGGGTCAACCAGGATTTTTCGTATATCAAACGCCAAAAAGGCATGTTCTCGTTCAGCGGACTTGCCGACGAAACCGTTGCCTGGCTTCGAGAGTGCAAAGCCATCTACGTGGTGGGCGGCGGCCGGATCAACGTGGCCGGCCTGACCAGCGCCAACATCGATTATGTCTGCGATTCCATAGCGGAGGCGCTGCGGCAGGATTGA